A stretch of DNA from Synechococcus sp. JA-3-3Ab:
TTGGACTGGCATGATTCCCACCGTTATTGAGCAATCTGCACGCGGCGAGCGCGCCTTTGATATCTACTCGCGTCTATTGCGGGATCGGATCATCTTCTTGGGCACCCAGGTGGACGACGACATTGCCAACCTGATCGTGGCCCAGATGCTCTACCTGGAATCTGAAGACCCCGAGAAAGATATTTACCTCTACATCAACTCTCCCGGCGGCTCCGTCTATGCCGGTATGGCCATCTACGACACCATGCAGCACATTCAGCCGGATGTCTCCACCATCTGCATTGGCTTGGCCGCCAGCATGGGAGCCTTTTTGCTGGCAGGAGGTGCCAAAGGCAAACGCATTGCCCTTCCCCACGCCCGCATCATGATTCACCAACCCCTCGGTGGAGCCCAGGGGCCAGCCACCGATATCGAGATTCAGGCTAAAGAGATCCTCTTTATCAAAAACAGTCTCAACAGCCTGCTGGCCTACCACACTGGCCAGCCCCTGGAGCGCATCGAGCGCGATACCGACCGCGACAACTTTATGACTCCAGAGCAGGCCAAAGAATACGGCCTCATCGACCAGGTGATCACCAGGAGACCCCAACCATCCTTGGCCGCCGTTTCTTAGCCCCTCTGGCCGCTGCAGACAAACCCACCCAGCTCCCTTCTCAAGGGAGCTTTTGCCTTTTCCAGGGATCCCACCCAGGGATATTAAGAAAGCCAAAGAAATCTATATTTTCGGCGCCAACCAAGGGGGCTTACTTTAATCAAACTAATCGAACTCATAAAGAAAGTAACGATCAGCCTGTCTTTGCGGATGATAGCTTAGGATTAAACCAATGTAGGCTTGTGTTTGTCAAAGTTCTAGCCTAGACAGTGTATAGAAATCTCGCCACTGGATTTCCAAAATCCAGGCGGTTGAGGCTAGCGATTGGCAGCGCTTGAAAAGGAGGGTTTAGGACTTTACATCCGCTTGGATGAAGACTGTCTCGAAGCCCAAGTAGGGCCTCACAGTTGTGAGGCGAGTTCATTCACGAAAACTCGGTGGTCTGTGGTTTTGGCCCTGAGTTTTGCCTCTTGATTGCATCCGTGAATGGCATTTTCTGGTTTTGTGATTCGTTTAGAGGGAGATCAACGTGGCCTACTCAGCAACCCAAACCAAAAAGGGCTATCAAGCCGGCGTAAAGGATTACCGACTCACGTATTACACGCCCGATTACACGCCCAAGGATACCGACGTCTTGGCCTGTTTCCGGGTTACTCCTCAGCCGGGCGTTCCCCCCGAAGAGGCCGGGGCGGCTGTGGCGGCTGAATCTTCGACCGGCACCTGGACAACCGTGTGGACGGATCTGCTCACCGACTTGGATCGGTACAAGGGCCGCTGCTACGACATCGAGCCGGTCCCGGGCGAAGAGAATCAATACTTCTGCTTCGTCGCCTACCCGCTGGATCTGTTCGAGGAAGGCTCGGTCACCAACATGCTCACCTCGATTGTAGGCAACGTCTTCGGCTTCAAAGCCTTGAAAGCGTTGCGGCTGGAGGATGTGCGGATCCCGGTGGCCTACCTGAAGACCTTCCAGGGCCCTCCCCACGGCATTCAGGTGGAGCGGGACAAGTTGAACAAGTACGGCCGTCCGCTGCTGGGCTGCACCATCAAGCCCAAGCTGGGCCTTTCCGCCAAAAACTACGGACGGGCCGTGTACGAGGCGCTGCGGGGCGGGTTGGACTTCACCAAAGACGACGAAAACATCAACTCCCAGCCCTTCCAGCGCTGGCGGGATCGCTACCTCTTTGTGATGGAGGCTGTCCACAAGGCGCAGGCAGAGACTGGCGAGATCAAGGGGCACTACCTGAACGTGACGGCGCCCACCTGTGAGGAGATGTTCAAGCGGGCGGAGTTTGCCAAGGAGATCGGTGCCCCCATCATCATGCACGATTACCTGACTGCCGGATTTACCGCCAACACCAGCTTGGCCAAGTGGTGCCGCGACAACGGCATCCTGCTGCACATTCACCGTGCCATGCATGCCGTGATTGACCGCCAGAAAAACCACGGCATCCACTTCCGGGTGCTGGCCAAGTGCTTGCGCATGTCCGGCGGCGACCACCTGCATGCCGGTACGGTGGTGGGCAAGTTGGAGGGCGACCGCGCCATCACCATGGGCTTTGTGGATCTCATGCGGGAAAACTACGTGGAGGCCGACCGCTCCCGCGGCATTTTCTTCACCCAAGATTGGGCCTCCATGCCTGGGGTGATGCCGGTGGCCTCCGGTGGCATTCACGTCTGGCACATGCCGGCGCTGGTGGAGATCTTCGGCGACGACGCGGTGCTGCAGTTTGGTGGCGGAACCCTGGGACACCCCTGGGGGAACGCGCCAGGCGCCACTGCCAACCGGGTGGCCCTAGAAGCCTGTATCCAGGCCCGCAATGAGGGTCGGGATCTGGCCCGTGAGGGCAACGAGATCATCCGCGAAGCGGCCAAGTGGTCGCCGGAACTGGCGGCTGCCTGCGAGCTGTGGAAGGAGATCAAGTTCGAGTTCAAGCCCGTCGATACGCTCTAGAGATCTGCCGGGGGCAAGGGATCCCCAGAGTTCTCTTGCCCCGCTGCTTCGGCTTACCCCTGGACTGGCCATGGATCTGAAACAGATCGCCAAAGATACGGCCAAAACCTTGATCAGCTACCTGACCTATCAGGCAATGCGCACGGTGCTGGCCCAACTGAGCGAGACGGATCCTCCCAGGGCCCTGTGGCTGCAGCAGTTCTCGGCTCGGCAAAACCTTCAGGAGGGGGAAACCTACCTGCGGGCTTTGCTGGCAGAGCGTCCTGACCTGGCCTATCGCATCATGACCGTTCGCGAGCACATTGCGGCGGAGGTGGTGGACTACTTGCCGGAGATGGCCAAGACCGGCATCCAGCAAGCCAACATGGAACACCGCCGTAGCCACCTGGAACGGCTTACCTCAGCAGCGGGATCCCCGCTGGCCACGCACCCGGAAGCGGGATCCCCTCTTCAGAACCCTACACCTGAAACGGAGTAACTTCAGTCATGCAAACCTTGCCGAAAGAGCGCCGCTACGAAACTTTTTCCTACTTGCCTCCGATGACGGATCTGCAGATCCTCAAGCAGGTGCAGTATATCTTGGATCAAGGCTACATTCCTGCCATCGAATTCAACGAGTCTTCGCAGCCCACCGACCACTACTGGACGCTGTGGAAATTGCCCCTGTTCAGCGCCACTTCTCCCCAGGAGGTGCTGACCGAGGTACAGGCCTGCCGCAGCGCCTACCCCAATTGCTTCATCCGTGTGGTGGGTTTCGACAACATTAAGCAGTGCCAGGTGCTCAGCTTCTTGGTTTACAAGCCCAGCGGCCTGCGCTAGGAGAGGTCCAGAGCAATCGGTCTAGTTCCCAGCCAATCGGCGCAGAGGGAGAGCTTCTCCCTCTTTATTTATTTCTTGCTTTGCATAGCCATTCCCAATGGCAACGGCGCCATTCTCAATCTCAAAAATACAGTCATTTCAAACAGCAACGAAACGGTTCTTTGCCTCGTTATTGCTACGCAACGCTCTAACTCCCCTCTCCCAGAGGGAGAAGGGCTGGGGGTGAGGGCAGCGGCGCGGAGCGCTTGGGCATCTTTTTAGGATCCGATCCCCAAAAGCGCCCCCAGACCCACTGCTAAAAGAGCTGCTAGGGTCGTTTGAATGCCGTTCACCACTTCATTGCTCATCCAAGCCAAGCGAGGCTGCAACACCACCCCCATCCAGCTTTCTGCCAAAGTGGCCAGGATCCCGGCCAGCCAGCAGATTCCCAACCATAGGAGATTCCCTCCCACCCATTCTCCGCCAATGCCCCAGGCCAAGGCGGCCATCCCTCCTGCTGCCGCCACCCCCGCCAGGGATCCCTCCAGGCTGACGGCTCCCTCAGTGCCTGCTGGCACCGGCTGCAAGGTGGTGATCAAAAAGGTCTGACGTCCGTAGGCTTTTCCCACCTCGCTGCTGACGGTATCGGCCAACTTGGCGGCGAAGCTGGCGCTATACCCCAACCACCAGAGGGGATGGGCAAAAAGCGCATATCCCACCGCACAGGCAGCTCCCGTCAGGGCAGATCCCCAGACATTTTCCGGCCCTCGCGCCCCCTCTCGCTTTTCGGCGATCCCCTGGGCCTGCTTGCGGCGGATCCCCAGCTTGGTTACGGCGGTGCCGACTAAAAAATAGGCGGCTACGACCAGGTAACCCCGCCCTCCCAGGCCCCCCCACACCAACAGGCCCAGCAGGCCCGCATGGAGAACCCCAGCTCGCGTCAGCGCCTTCTGGGGGCTCAGCAGGGCCAGCGCCACCAAGGCCAGATTGAGCCAGAGCGCCACCCCCCACTGACTCAGCAGCCACGCCTGACCCATGAGTGCCCTCCACCACCGGCAAGGGCGGCTAGGAACTGGCCACAACAACGGAGAGGGAGGGATTCGAACCCTCGACGGAGCTTTTGG
This window harbors:
- the clpP gene encoding ATP-dependent Clp endopeptidase proteolytic subunit ClpP; translated protein: MIPTVIEQSARGERAFDIYSRLLRDRIIFLGTQVDDDIANLIVAQMLYLESEDPEKDIYLYINSPGGSVYAGMAIYDTMQHIQPDVSTICIGLAASMGAFLLAGGAKGKRIALPHARIMIHQPLGGAQGPATDIEIQAKEILFIKNSLNSLLAYHTGQPLERIERDTDRDNFMTPEQAKEYGLIDQVITRRPQPSLAAVS
- a CDS encoding form I ribulose bisphosphate carboxylase large subunit, which encodes MAYSATQTKKGYQAGVKDYRLTYYTPDYTPKDTDVLACFRVTPQPGVPPEEAGAAVAAESSTGTWTTVWTDLLTDLDRYKGRCYDIEPVPGEENQYFCFVAYPLDLFEEGSVTNMLTSIVGNVFGFKALKALRLEDVRIPVAYLKTFQGPPHGIQVERDKLNKYGRPLLGCTIKPKLGLSAKNYGRAVYEALRGGLDFTKDDENINSQPFQRWRDRYLFVMEAVHKAQAETGEIKGHYLNVTAPTCEEMFKRAEFAKEIGAPIIMHDYLTAGFTANTSLAKWCRDNGILLHIHRAMHAVIDRQKNHGIHFRVLAKCLRMSGGDHLHAGTVVGKLEGDRAITMGFVDLMRENYVEADRSRGIFFTQDWASMPGVMPVASGGIHVWHMPALVEIFGDDAVLQFGGGTLGHPWGNAPGATANRVALEACIQARNEGRDLAREGNEIIREAAKWSPELAAACELWKEIKFEFKPVDTL
- a CDS encoding RuBisCO chaperone RbcX, producing the protein MDLKQIAKDTAKTLISYLTYQAMRTVLAQLSETDPPRALWLQQFSARQNLQEGETYLRALLAERPDLAYRIMTVREHIAAEVVDYLPEMAKTGIQQANMEHRRSHLERLTSAAGSPLATHPEAGSPLQNPTPETE
- a CDS encoding ribulose bisphosphate carboxylase small subunit, with amino-acid sequence MQTLPKERRYETFSYLPPMTDLQILKQVQYILDQGYIPAIEFNESSQPTDHYWTLWKLPLFSATSPQEVLTEVQACRSAYPNCFIRVVGFDNIKQCQVLSFLVYKPSGLR
- a CDS encoding DUF92 domain-containing protein, translated to MGQAWLLSQWGVALWLNLALVALALLSPQKALTRAGVLHAGLLGLLVWGGLGGRGYLVVAAYFLVGTAVTKLGIRRKQAQGIAEKREGARGPENVWGSALTGAACAVGYALFAHPLWWLGYSASFAAKLADTVSSEVGKAYGRQTFLITTLQPVPAGTEGAVSLEGSLAGVAAAGGMAALAWGIGGEWVGGNLLWLGICWLAGILATLAESWMGVVLQPRLAWMSNEVVNGIQTTLAALLAVGLGALLGIGS